From the genome of Saccopteryx bilineata isolate mSacBil1 chromosome 6, mSacBil1_pri_phased_curated, whole genome shotgun sequence, one region includes:
- the LOC136308640 gene encoding signal-regulatory protein beta-1-like: MPDPASWPRAPPCLLLTLLLGLPGGAGQELRVIQPEESVSVAAGEMATLRCTMTSIFPIGPVLWFKGTGPGQELVYSVKAGGHFPRVTTIGDITKRNNTDFSIRLSDITTADTGVYYCVKFRRGSPDDVEIASGTGTQLTVSAKPSLPVVAGPTERATPGQTVSFTCKSHGFSPRHIVLKWFKNGNELRASQTSVDPEGDSTSYSVSSTARVQLTRGDIRSQVICEVAHGTLKGDTSLRGTASLSETLRVPPTLEVAQHPVLENWVNITCQVENFYPGHLQLTWLENRNTSRTEMGSTRVENKDGTFTRTSWLLVDSSARREEVTLTCLVQQDGQLTVTKNLTVDACALQKGQGTMAPFGPQTSFLVFVVFLLGLKVLLMVTFTVTYICRSRNLQ; the protein is encoded by the exons ATGCCCGACCCTGCCTCCTGGCCCCGCGCTCCTCCGTGCCTGCTGCTCACTCTGCTGCTGGGCCTCCCAG GAGGGGCCGGTCAGGAGCTGAGGGTGATTCAGCCTGAGGAGTCCGTGTCCGTCGCAGCTGGAGAGATGGCCACTCTGAGATGCACCATGACCTCCATATTCCCCATAGGACCTGTACTGTGGTTCAAGGGGACAGGGCCAGGCCAGGAGTTAGTCTACAGTGTCAAAGCAGGAGGCCATTTCCCCCGAGTAACAACAATTGGAGACATCACGAAGAGAAACAACACGGACTTCTCCATCCGCCTCAGTGACATCACCACTGCCGACACGGGCGTCTACTACTGCGTGAAGTTCCGGAGAGGAAGCCCTGATGACGTGGAGATCGCGTCGGGCACAGGCACTCAGCTCACCGTGAGCG CCAAACCCTCTCTCCCCGTGGTAGCGGGCCCCACGGAGAGGGCCACGCCGGGGCAGACCGTGAGCTTCACCTGCAAGTCCCACGGCTTCTCCCCCAGACACATCGTCCTGAAATGGTTCAAGAACGGGAATGAGCTCCGCGCCTCCCAGACCAGTGTGGACCCCGAGGGAGACAGCACCTCCTACAGCGTCTCCAGCACAGCCAGGGTGCAGCTGACCCGGGGGGATATCCGCTCCCAGGTCATCTGTGAGGTGGCCCACGGCACCCTAAAGGGAGACACTTCTCTCCGTGGGACTGCCAGCCTGTCTGAGACCCTCCGAG TTCCGCCCACCTTGGAGGTTGCCCAGCACCCTGTGCTAGAGAACTGGGTGAACATCACCTGCCAGGTGGAGAACTTCTACCCCGGGCACCTGCAGCTGACCTGGTTGGAGAACAGAAACACGTCCCGCACGGAAATGGGCTCGACCCGCGTAGAGAACAAGGACGGGACCTTCACCCGGACCAGCTGGCTCCTGGTGGACTCGTCTGCCCGCAGGGAGGAGGTGACACTCACCTGTCTGGTGCAGCAAGACGGGCAGCTGACAGTCACCAAAAACTTGACCGTAGATGCCTGTGCTCTGCAAAAGGGCCAGGGCACCATGGCACCCTTTG GTCCTCAGACATCTTTCCTCGTCTTTGTGGTTTTCCTCCTGGGCCTCAAGGTGCTGCTCATGGTGACTTTCACAGTCACCTACATCTGCAGGTCACGGAACTTACAATAG
- the LOC136308639 gene encoding signal-regulatory protein beta-1-like isoform X2, protein MTSIFPIGPTQWFRGTGPGRELVYNFRAGGHFPRVTTVGDTTKRNNTDFSIRLSDITTADTGVYYCVKLRRQSSADVVIASGRGTELTVSTKPSLPVVAGPTERATPGQTVSFTCKSHGFSPRHIVLKWFKNGNELRASQTSVEPEGDSTSYSVSSTARVELTRGDIRSQVICEVAHGTLQGDTSFRGTASLSETLRVPPTLEIAQYPALENWVNVTCQVKNFYPGHLQLTWLEKGNTSRTEMGSTCVENKDGTFSRTSWLLVDSSARREEETLTCLVQHDGQPAVTKNLTVEATAQQKGQGTAAPSGPQTSSLIFVVFLLGLKVLLMVTFTVIYVCRSWNLQQSC, encoded by the exons ATGACCTCCATATTCCCCATAGGGCCTACACAGTGGTTCAGGGGAACAGGGCCAGGCCGGGAGTTAGTCTACAATTTCAGAGCAGGTGGCCACTTCCCCCGAGTAACAACAGTTGGAGACACCACGAAGAGAAACAACACGGACTTCTCCATCCGCCTCAGTGACATCACCACAGCCGACACGGGCGTCTACTACTGCGTGAAGTTACGGAGACAGAGCTCTGCTGACGTGGTGATCGCGTCGGGCAGAGGCACTGAGCTCACCGTGAGCA CCAAACCCTCTCTCCCCGTGGTAGCGGGCCCCACGGAGAGGGCCACGCCGGGGCAAACCGTGAGCTTCACCTGCAAGTCCCACGGCTTCTCCCCCAGACACATCGTCCTGAAATGGTTCAAGAACGGGAATGAGCTCCGCGCCTCCCAGACCAGCGTGGAGCCCGAGGGAGACAGCACCTCCTACAGCGTCTCTAGCACAGCCAGGGTGGAGCTGACCCGGGGGGATATTCGCTCCCAGGTCATCTGTGAGGTGGCCCACGGCACCCTACAGGGAGACACTTCTTTCCGTGGGACTGCCAGCCTGTCTGAGACCCTCCGAG TTCCGCCCACCTTGGAGATTGCCCAGTACCCTGCGCTAGAGAACTGGGTGAACGTCACCTGCCAGGTGAAGAACTTCTACCCCGGGCACCTGCAGCTGACCTGGTTGGAGAAGGGAAACACGTCCCGCACAGAAATGGGTTCGACTTGCGTAGAGAACAAGGACGGGACCTTCTCCCGGACCAGCTGGCTCCTGGTGGACTCGTCTGCCCGCAGGGAGGAGGAGACGCTCACCTGTCTGGTGCAGCACGACGGGCAGCCGGCGGTCACCAAAAACCTGACCGTGGAGGCCACTGCTCAGCAGAAGGGCCAGGGCACCGCGGCACCCTCTG GTCCACAGACATCTTCCCTCATCTTTGTGGTTTTCCTCCTGGGCCTCAAGGTGCTGCTGATGGTGACTTTCACAGTCATCTACGTCTGCAGGTCGTGGAACCTGCAACAG tcatgctAA